Part of the Armatimonadia bacterium genome is shown below.
TGGTCGCCACCTTCGCATTGACTCTCGAACATGCTTTCGATATACTGGGGGTGCCAAAAGCACCTCTGAGAGTGCCGATACCGCTTCGGCACTCGCCGAAAGACCGGTGTTTTCGGGGTGCCAGAGCTGTCTGTCTGGCATCTCTTTTTTCTCTCCTCAATCGAACAAAAGTTCTATACCGGGGCGATGCTCATGGGCAAACTTATCAATGAACCCATTCAAGTCACGCGGCAACCGTCGTTGTTCGAGCGCGATCCCTTGCCACGACGTTTCACCTGGCGCGGCCGAGACTATCTGATTGCGACGCTGGGAGGCGA
Proteins encoded:
- a CDS encoding DUF6504 family protein; protein product: MPELSVWHLFFLSSIEQKFYTGAMLMGKLINEPIQVTRQPSLFERDPLPRRFTWRGRDYLIATLGGEWRELGRWWEGEGERRYLRAVTSRGMTVDLCQDLKTGQWTVAEVQD